One Malania oleifera isolate guangnan ecotype guangnan chromosome 10, ASM2987363v1, whole genome shotgun sequence genomic region harbors:
- the LOC131165937 gene encoding uncharacterized protein LOC131165937, which translates to MKSRRHEEFMTQYSSGKLRNHRHDLGSDPYLISSYRSDSQDKRSLHSRRHSLSPPRVPEGSRRILDGDPRSSSVERRDYSWHMGRGRSDQVRSRSPTVGELRERPLIDEWVMHSSGNSPPLEFRRRYDLSEPMNLSADANASHAFDHSFPRNGKEKDFSGSRLSVPEQHQLWGQKSVTLEDGVVRGSVRLHPDFEPSSNYREISRDLLSSSGNLNIGRFRDENFVYREPVHLENSSVIESLKDGQEPRLYLAHPFAPASLAKDFRSTSQLKDVGSISSRIFQGELMGSYHEHLRLPPDEYPTGKLKEISGFNEHDQRSRLDSARHPDAGQSDQSSYSKLYSRFGGRECDDFGYPSNDSYQKLLPHVRVDCDHRDLVRSGMIDQFTQNTDEAEVSDRNLRLRKSSLFDHEETNTSQLDSRASYASRQGGEYLDFDGTNGKFGMKVSRDHDASHFGVMRDQEISHLRFEHDMGRDSGSGLLKGRLKGSPMSKYDAEMHNFSVRRRLCEEELDLCDSSDQVLKRKYNMDEEISRHNTRSIMSGKWKPPTEIRDFDDRGEEWVNEGGGGLFPSQRVGFHYKQHRKAEKTFDMSSHHRHSSPDDWLSYQDQLEHVILHENKHGNRYIKGHPRPGSGSWYNSYHLDRRSDPHRHHNIWKRSKDDRHLNVCEQDMEPTEEWETPAKSEPPEESEEFKQLAHKCFLKFSKKLNENPAVRRLYTGQRKAGSLFCIVCSRSLSKEFLDTQRLATHAFMSHKTGLRAQHLGLHKAICVLMGWNSVVESDTITWVPQRMSSAEALAQKEDLILWPPVIIVHDNSTMKNNSDEKVITIEALEAYLRRKGFIGGRIKVCLGNSANKSVLVVKFLGTFTGLQTAERLHNHFAEIKHGRADFENVSSRNGRSSKSRGAAALEGYSMEECVLYGYMGIAEDLDEVDSETRRRCLIKSKKEIQDIADAPVKPE; encoded by the exons ATGAAATCTCGAAGACATGAAGAATTCATGACCCAATATTCATCGGGTAAGTTAAGGAACCATAGACATGACTTGGGTTCTGACCCTTATTTGATTTCGAGTTACCGCAGCGATTCACAAGATAAGCGGTCTCTGCACTCCCGTCGCCATAGTTTGAGTCCTCCTAGGGTACCAGAGGGCTCAAGACGGATTTTGGATGGAGATCCAAGGAGCTCTTCAGTTGAAAGAAGGGATTATAGTTGGCACATGGGCCGAGGTCGAAGCGATCAGGTTCGATCTAGATCACCGACAGTTGGGGAACTGCGAGAAAGGCCTCTCATTGATGAGTGGGTTATGCACAGTAGTGGGAACTCTCCGCCTTTGGAATTTAGGCGGAGATATGATTTGTCTGAGCCCATGAATCTAAGTGCTGATGCAAACGCTAGTCATGCTTTTGATCATAGTTTTCCTAGAAATGGTAAGGAGAAAGATTTTAGTGGCAGTAGGTTATCAGTACCTGAACAGCATCAATTGTGGGGTCAGAAATCAGTGACCTTAGAAGATGGCGTGGTTCGAGGATCGGTTAGGTTGCATCCAGATTTTGAGCCATCTTCAAACTACAGAGAAATTAGCAGGGACTTATTGTCATCATCAGGGAATTTGAATATAGGCAGGTTTAGGGATGAAAATTTCGTTTACCGGGAACCCGTACATTTGGAAAACTCATCTGTTATCGAATCCTTAAAGGATGGACAGGAACCCAGGCTTTATTTGGCACATCCTTTTGCGCCAGCATCTCTGGCTAAGGATTTTAGAAGTACCTCACAGTTAAAGGATGTTGGGAGCATCTCTTCCAGGATCTTTCAGGGTGAATTAATGGGTTCTTACCACGAACACTTGCGTTTACCTCCAGATGAATATCCAACTGGAAAACTCAAAGAAATTTCAGGCTTTAATGAACATGACCAGAGATCACGTTTGGACTCTGCAAGACACCCTGATGCTGGGCAGAGTGACCAGTCATCATATTCCAAACTGTATTCCAGATTTGGGGGAAGAGAGTGCGATGATTTTGGATATCCATCTAATGACTCTTACCAAAAGCTGCTTCCGCATGTTCGAGTGGACTGTGATCATAGAGATTTGGTAAGATCAGGGATGATTGACCAATTTACACAAAATACTGATGAGGCTGAAGTTTCTGACAGAaatttgagattgagaaaaaGCAGCTTATTTGACCATGAGGAGACAAATACAAGCCAACTTGATAGCAGAGCATCATATGCATCAAGACAAGGTGGGGAGTATTTGGATTTTGATGGTACTAATGGAAAGTTTGGGATGAAAGTGTCCAGAGATCACGATGCATCTCATTTTGGTGTAATGCGGGATCAGGAAATTTCACATTTGAGATTCGAACATGATATGGGAAGAGATTCAGGTTCTGGGCTTCTGAAAGGTAGATTAAAGGGTTCACCTATGTCTAAATATGATGCAGAAATGCATAATTTCTCTGTAAGACGGAGACTTTGTGAGGAGGAACTTGACTTGTGTGATTCATCTGATCAGGTTCTCAAAAGGAAGTACAACATGGATGAAGAAATTAGTAGAcataatactagaagtattatgTCAGGTAAATGGAAACCACCCACTGAGATCCGTGATTTTGATGATAGAGGTGAAGAGTGGGTTAATGAAGGTGGTGGTGGTCTATTTCCATCTCAAAGAGTTGGTTTTCATTACAAGCAACATAGAAAGGCTGAGAAAACATTTGATATGAGCAGCCATCATAGACATTCTTCACCTGATGATTGGTTGTCATATCAAGATCAATTGGAACATGTGATACTACATGAAAATAAACATGGTAATAGATATATAAAGGGTCATCCAAGACCTGGTTCTGGAAGCTGGTATAACTCATACCATTTAGATAGAAGAAGTGATCCTCACAGACATCACAACATTTGGAAAAGAAGCAAAGATGATCGTCATTTGAATGTATGTGAACAGGATATGGAGCCAACAGAAGAATGGGAGACTCCTGCCAAGTCCGAACCACCTGAGGAGTCTGAGGAGTTTAAGCAGTTGGCACATAAATGCTTCCTGAAGTTCTCTAAAAAGTTGAATGAGAACCCAGCTGTTCGAAGGCTGTACACAGGACAGAGAAAAGCTGGTAGTTTGTTTTGCATTGTGTGTAGCAGAAG CCTATCAAAGGAGTTCCTGGACACCCAACGCTTGGCTACGCATGCTTTTATGTCTCACAAGACTGGATTGAGAGCACAGCACTTGGGTCTTCACAAGGCAATCTGCGTGTTAATGGGGTGGAACAGTGTTGTGGAGTCTGACACTATAACCTGGGTGCCCCAGCGGATGTCCAGTGCTGAAGCTTTGGCTCAGAAGGAAGACCTTATTCTCTGGCCTCCGGTGATTATTGTCCATGACAATTCCACCATGAAAAATAATTCAGATGAGAAGGTCATCACCATTGAAGCGCTCGAGGCTTATCTTAGAC GCAAAGGTTTTATTGGGGGAAGAATCAAAGTGTGCCTTGGGAATTCTGCGAACAAAAGTGTTTTGGTGGTGAAGTTCCTGGGTACATTTACTGGACTGCAAACTGCAGAAAGACTTCATAACCATTTCGCCGAGATTAAGCATGGGAGAGCAGATTTTGAGAACGTATCTTCAAGAAATGGCAGAAGCAGCAAGAGTAGAGGAGCAGCAGCATTGGAGGGGTACAGCATGGAAGAGTGTGTTCTATATGGGTACATGGGGATTGCAGAGGACTTGGATGAAGTTGATTCTGAAACCAGGAGGAGGTGTTTGATCAAGAGCAAGAAGGAGATTCAGGACATTGCGGATGCGCCTGTGAAACCTGAGTGA
- the LOC131166271 gene encoding uncharacterized protein LOC131166271, with protein MPSVGMRRSTRVLVVKGADGARVLRSGRRLWPESDAEKLERVAIDDEDEWLRVVQGSEDGDGVPNCKVNGWKQGVTAMDVDAVVGGPESVITMPSSLDDDDGANRMWGFVYRRKRKMSGWKSCDASEKKKRALEDRMYGRYYVRRQRRESNIGSFAADDVSCVVRRRHNAMLTVVVDSSCSRASWLVPFLSAVLGHMTRVRLRLRKLSAFLMSTPICEVFSSYGIHFLLDPSPNSFGICTIFGASCFVPLFSVDFSAVPQCFLYMQINMLLKSRYFPSLSATCSLDGVGAEGDIDTNDDNLSCITSVRDLCGSKTMPDVNADSANMGVLSPIGVTPKLPPRNAQRRNGFNSSIQTRRRSRRRSTRGRNSSFVSINKANGALVPSSFSTRRDGISFSLTASNREPRSSFRRSSTANIKELKSTVVGVREDIDLMCCSANILVSEPDRCYREVGAKIMLEFSASLQWVIAVKSDGSLRYSHVAQKVMRPSTSNRFTHSTIWTGEDGWKLEFPNRQDWLIFRELYKECSARNMQAPAAKIIPVPGVREVSDYEDSYSVSFFRPDSYIHLNDDEVSRSMAKRTANYDMDSEDDEWLNKFNNEKCAENELRDRVSEETFELMVDAFEKAQFCSPDDYSDEKAAVNLCLELAKREVVEAVYNYWMRRRKQKRSALVKVFQGHQTRKAQTLPKPVLRRRRTFKRLASQPGRGKQWSVLQAIAAERDAPRDALEEHNAMHRVEEAKAAANRSVEQAVAKRRRAQILMEIADLAAYKATKALRIADAARIGASPDASAACFLE; from the exons ATGCCGTCGGTTGGGATGAGACGATCAACGAGGGTTTTGGTGGTGAAGGGTGCAGACGGAGCCAGGGTTTTGAGGTCGGGAAGGCGGTTGTGGCCGGAGTCCGATGCGGAGAAGCTCGAGAGAGTCGCCATTGACGACGAAGATGAATGGTTGCGGGTAGTTCAGGGGTCTGAGGACGGCGATGGCGTTCCCAATTGCAAGGTTAATGGATGGAAGCAAGGTGTTACTGCGATGGACGTTGACGCCGTGGTTGGGGGACCTGAATCTGTGATCACCATGCCCAGTTCGTTGGACGACGATGATGGTGCAAATAGAATGTGGGGGTTTGTGTATCGAAGAAAAAGGAAGATGTCGGGTTGGAAAAGTTGTGATGCTTCGGAAAAGAAGAAGAGGGCTCTGGAAGACAGGATGTACGGGAGGTACTACGTGCGGAGACAGCGAAGAGAGAGCAATATTGGAAGCTTTGCGGCTGATGACGTCTCCTGTGTTGTGCGTAGGCGTCATAATGCTATGCTTACTGTTGTGGTTGATTCATCTTGTAGTAGAGCTTCTTGGTTGGTGCCATTTTTGAGTGCTGTTTTGGGGCATATGACGCGGGTCAGGTTAAGGTTGAGGAAGCTTTCCGCGTTCTTGATGTCCACGCCGATTTGTGAGGTTTTCTCTTCATATGGCATTCATTTCTTGCTG GATCCTTCGCCCAACAGCTTTGGAATCTGCACAATCTTTGGGGCGAGTTGTTTTGTACCATTGTTTTCTGTAGATTTCTCTGCAGTTCCTCAATGTTTTTTGTACATGCAAATAAATATGCTTCTTAAGTCCCGGTATTTTCCATCTCTTTCTGCAACATGCTCCTTGGATGGCGTGGGAGCAGAGGGCGACATAGATACCAATGATGATAACCTTTCTTGCATCACCTCTGTTAGGGACCTTTGTGGAAGCAAAACCATGCCTGATGTAAATGCTGATTCTGCCAATATGGGTGTATTGAGCCCGATTGGTGTAACTCCTAAATTACCTCCCCGAAATGCACAGCGAAGGAATGGTTTTAATTCTAGTATCCAGACCAGGAGACGTTCCCGAAGGAGGTCAACAAGAGGTAGAAATTCTTCATTCGTGAGCATAAATAAAGCTAATGGAGCTTTAGTTCCTAGTTCTTTCAGCACCAGAAGGGATGGCATCTCCTTCTCTTTGACGGCATCTAATCGTGAGCCTAGGAGTTCATTTCGTCGGAGTTCCACAGCAAACATCAAAGAATTGAAGTCTACCGTGGTTGGAGTAAGGGAGGATATAGACTTGATGTGCTGCTCTGCGAATATATTGGTTTCTGAACCAGACAGGTGTTACCGTGAGGTAGGGGCCAAGATTATGCTGGAGTTCTCTGCTTCACTACAGTGGGTTATTGCAGTTAAGAGCGATGGATCATTGAGATATAGCCATGTTGCACAAAAAGTTATGAGGCCATCTACTTCCAACCGCTTCACCCATTCCACAATATGGACAGGGGAAGATGGTTGGAAGCTAGAGTTTCCCAATCGGCAGGACTGGTTGATTTTCAGGGAACTTTATAAGGAATGTAGTGCTCGCAATATGCAGGCTCCTGCAGCCAAGATTATCCCTGTACCTGGGGTAAGGGAGGTATCAGACTACGAGGATAGCTACAGTGTCTCTTTCTTCCGACCTGATTCATACATACACTTGAATGATGATGAGGTGTCGAGATCCATGGCCAAGAGGACTGCAAATTATGATATGGATTCTGAAGATGATGAATGGCTTAACAAGTTCAATAATGAGAAGTGTGCAGAGAATGAGCTTCGTGATCGCGTGTCAGAGGAAACTTTCGAGTTAATGGTTGATGCATTTGAGAAAGCTCAGTTCTGTAGTCCAGATGATTACTCTGATGAGAAAGCAGCTGTCAATCTTTGCCTGGAATTGGCTAAAAGAGAAGTAGTAGAAGCTGTGTATAATTATTGGATGAGAAGACGGAAGCAGAAACGCTCCGCACTGGTTAAGGTTTTCCAG GGTCATCAGACGAGGAAAGCTCAGACTCTCCCAAAGCCTGTTTTACGTAGGAGAAGAACATTCAAACGGTTGGCAAGCCAACCTGGAAGAGGCAAACAATGGAGTGTCTTGCAAG CCATAGCAGCTGAGCGAGATGCTCCCAGAGATGCTTTGGAAGAACATAATGCCATGCATAGGGTTGAAGAAGCTAAAGCTGCTGCAAACAGATCAGTGGAGCAAGCTGTAGCCAAGCGAAGGAGAGCTCAGATTCTGATGGAGATTGCGGATTTGGCAGCTTACAAAGCCACCAAGGCACTTAGAATTGCGGATGCGGCCCGAATTGGTGCATCCCCGGATGCTTCTGCTGCCTGTTTTCTTGAGTAA